The following coding sequences lie in one Anomaloglossus baeobatrachus isolate aAnoBae1 chromosome 7, aAnoBae1.hap1, whole genome shotgun sequence genomic window:
- the TRAF7 gene encoding E3 ubiquitin-protein ligase TRAF7 isoform X2 codes for MTSSKNPRFNHFSTGATSEEDTDGTRMETTFGPAFTAVTTITKADGTNTFKQHRRTPSSSSTLTFSPRDEDDVMPPISTSRRSDSAISVRSLHSESNMPLRSTFSLHEEEEEPDPLVFAEQPSVKLCCQLCCSVFKDPVITTCGHTFCRRCALTSDKCPVDNAKLTVVVNNIAVAEQIGELFIHCKYGCRPCANGKPTTYEVDPQGCPFTIKLSARKDHEGSCDYRPVRCPNNPSCPPLLKMNLEAHLKECEHIKCPHSKCTFIGNQDTYETHLETCKFEGLKEFLQQTDDRFHEMQVAMTQKDQEIAFLRSMLGKLSEKIDQLEKNLELKFDVLDENQSKLSEDLMEFRRDASMLNDELSHINARLNMGILGSYDPQQIFKCKGTFVGHQGPVWCLCVYSIGDLLFSGSSDKTIKVWDTCTTYKCQKTLEGHDGIVLALCIQGSKLYSGSADCTIIVWDIPTLMKVNTIRAHDNPVCTLVSSHNMLFSGSLKAIKVWDIVGTDLKLKKELTGLNHWVRALVASQNYLYSGSYQTIKIWDIRTLECVHVLQTSGGSVYSIAVTNHHIVCGTYENLIHVWDIETKEQVRTLTGHVGTVYALAVISTPDQTKVFSASYDRSLRVWSMDNMICTQTLLRHQGSVTALAVSRGRLFSGAVDSTVKVWTC; via the exons ATGACCTCGAGTAAGAATCCAAGATTCAACCATTTTTCAACTGGTGCCACAAGCGAAGAggacaccgacggg ACCAGAATGGAGACCACGTTCGGCCCGGCATTCACAGCGGTGACCACCATCACTAAAG CGGACGGTACCAACACCTTCAAGCAGCACCGCAGGACGCCCTCCTCATCCAGCACCTTAACCTTCTCCCCTCGCGATGAAGACGATGTCATG CCCCCCATCAGCACCTCCCGGCGGTCGGACTCGGCCATATCTGTCCGCTCCCTGCACTCCGAGTCCAACATGCCCTTGCGCTCCACGTTCTCTCTCCATGAAGAAGAGGAAGAACCG GACCCCCTGGTGTTTGCGGAGCAGCCCTCGGTGAAGCTTTGCTGCCAGCTGTGCTGCAGTGTTTTTAAAGACCCTGTTATTACCACGTGTGGG CATACGTTCTGCAGGAGGTGCGCCTTAACATCCG ATAAGTGCCCGGTGGATAATGCCAAATTAACGGTGGTGGTGAACAACATCGCCGTCGCCGAGCAGATAGGAGAACTCTTCATTCATTGCAAGTACGGCTGCCGCCCCTGCGCCAACGGGAAGCCGACGACATATGAAGTGGACCCCCAGGGCTGCCCCTTCACCATTAAACTAAGTGCCAGAAA GGACCATGAAGGCAGCTGTGACTATCGGCCGGTGCGTTGTCCCAATAATCCGAGCTGTCCTCCGCTGCTGAAAATGAACCTGGAAGCCCACCTCAAGGAGTGTGAACACATAAAGTGCCCCCATTCAAA gtgcacCTTCATCGGGAACCAGGACACGTACGAAACACATCTGGAGACGTGTAAGTTCGAGGGTCTGAAGGAGTTCCTCCAGCAGACGGATGACCGCTTCCATGAAATGCAAGTGGCCATGACCCAGAAGGACCAGGAGATCGCCTTCCTCCGCTCCATGCTGGGAAAACTGTCCGAGAAGATCGACCAGCTGGAGAAGAACCTGGAGCTCAAGTTTG ACGTCTTGGATGAGAACCAAAGCAAACTGAGCGAAGACTTGATGGAGTTCCGTAGAGACGCCTCAATGCTGAAT GATGAACTCTCCCACATCAATGCTCGGCTGAACATGGGAATACTTGGCT CCTATGACCCCCAGCAGATATTTAAGTGTAAGGGAACCTTCGTGGGGCACCAAGGCCCGGTGTGGTGTCTGTGCGTCTACTCCATAGGAGATCTGCTGTTCAGTGGCTCCTCCGACAAAACCATAAAG GTGTGGGACACCTGCACAACCTACAAGTGCCAAAAGACACTGGAGGGGCATGACGGCATCGTACTGGCCCTGTGTATTCAAGG GAGTAAGCTATACAGCGGCTCCGCAGACTGCACGATCATT GTATGGGACATCCCAACGCTCATGAAAGTGAACACCATCCGGGCCCATGACAACCCGGTGTGCACCCTCGTGTCCTCGCACAACATGCTCTTCAGCGGCTCCCTGAAAGCCATCAAG GTTTGGGACATCGTGGGTACGGATTTAAAGCTGAAGAAGGAGCTGACCGGCCTCAACCACTGGGTCCGTGCGCTTGTGGCCTCTCAGAACTACTTGTACAGCGGATCCTACCAGACCATAAAG ATCTGGGACATCCGAACCTTGGAGTGCGTCCACGTCCTGCAGACGTCTGGTGGGAGCGTTTACTCCATTGCCGTCACCAACCACCACATAGTGTGCGGGACGTATGAGAATCTCATCCAC GTCTGGGACATTGAAACCAAGGAGCAAGTTCGTACATTGACCGGACACGTGGGGACGGTGTACGCTTTGGCCGTCATCTCCACCCCCGACCAAACCAAGGTTTTCAGTGCCTCATATGACAGGTCCTTACGG GTCTGGAGTATGGATAACATGATTTGCACACAGACACTGCTGAGACATCAGGGCAGTGTGACCGCATTGGCCGTCTCCAGAGGACGTCTGTTTTCGGGTGCCGTAGACAGTACAGTAAAG GTCTGGACTTGCTAA
- the TRAF7 gene encoding E3 ubiquitin-protein ligase TRAF7 isoform X1 produces the protein MTSSKNPRFNHFSTGATSEEDTDGTRMETTFGPAFTAVTTITKADGTNTFKQHRRTPSSSSTLTFSPRDEDDVMPPISTSRRSDSAISVRSLHSESNMPLRSTFSLHEEEEEPDPLVFAEQPSVKLCCQLCCSVFKDPVITTCGHTFCRRCALTSDKCPVDNAKLTVVVNNIAVAEQIGELFIHCKYGCRPCANGKPTTYEVDPQGCPFTIKLSARKDHEGSCDYRPVRCPNNPSCPPLLKMNLEAHLKECEHIKCPHSKYGCTFIGNQDTYETHLETCKFEGLKEFLQQTDDRFHEMQVAMTQKDQEIAFLRSMLGKLSEKIDQLEKNLELKFDVLDENQSKLSEDLMEFRRDASMLNDELSHINARLNMGILGSYDPQQIFKCKGTFVGHQGPVWCLCVYSIGDLLFSGSSDKTIKVWDTCTTYKCQKTLEGHDGIVLALCIQGSKLYSGSADCTIIVWDIPTLMKVNTIRAHDNPVCTLVSSHNMLFSGSLKAIKVWDIVGTDLKLKKELTGLNHWVRALVASQNYLYSGSYQTIKIWDIRTLECVHVLQTSGGSVYSIAVTNHHIVCGTYENLIHVWDIETKEQVRTLTGHVGTVYALAVISTPDQTKVFSASYDRSLRVWSMDNMICTQTLLRHQGSVTALAVSRGRLFSGAVDSTVKVWTC, from the exons ATGACCTCGAGTAAGAATCCAAGATTCAACCATTTTTCAACTGGTGCCACAAGCGAAGAggacaccgacggg ACCAGAATGGAGACCACGTTCGGCCCGGCATTCACAGCGGTGACCACCATCACTAAAG CGGACGGTACCAACACCTTCAAGCAGCACCGCAGGACGCCCTCCTCATCCAGCACCTTAACCTTCTCCCCTCGCGATGAAGACGATGTCATG CCCCCCATCAGCACCTCCCGGCGGTCGGACTCGGCCATATCTGTCCGCTCCCTGCACTCCGAGTCCAACATGCCCTTGCGCTCCACGTTCTCTCTCCATGAAGAAGAGGAAGAACCG GACCCCCTGGTGTTTGCGGAGCAGCCCTCGGTGAAGCTTTGCTGCCAGCTGTGCTGCAGTGTTTTTAAAGACCCTGTTATTACCACGTGTGGG CATACGTTCTGCAGGAGGTGCGCCTTAACATCCG ATAAGTGCCCGGTGGATAATGCCAAATTAACGGTGGTGGTGAACAACATCGCCGTCGCCGAGCAGATAGGAGAACTCTTCATTCATTGCAAGTACGGCTGCCGCCCCTGCGCCAACGGGAAGCCGACGACATATGAAGTGGACCCCCAGGGCTGCCCCTTCACCATTAAACTAAGTGCCAGAAA GGACCATGAAGGCAGCTGTGACTATCGGCCGGTGCGTTGTCCCAATAATCCGAGCTGTCCTCCGCTGCTGAAAATGAACCTGGAAGCCCACCTCAAGGAGTGTGAACACATAAAGTGCCCCCATTCAAAGTATGG gtgcacCTTCATCGGGAACCAGGACACGTACGAAACACATCTGGAGACGTGTAAGTTCGAGGGTCTGAAGGAGTTCCTCCAGCAGACGGATGACCGCTTCCATGAAATGCAAGTGGCCATGACCCAGAAGGACCAGGAGATCGCCTTCCTCCGCTCCATGCTGGGAAAACTGTCCGAGAAGATCGACCAGCTGGAGAAGAACCTGGAGCTCAAGTTTG ACGTCTTGGATGAGAACCAAAGCAAACTGAGCGAAGACTTGATGGAGTTCCGTAGAGACGCCTCAATGCTGAAT GATGAACTCTCCCACATCAATGCTCGGCTGAACATGGGAATACTTGGCT CCTATGACCCCCAGCAGATATTTAAGTGTAAGGGAACCTTCGTGGGGCACCAAGGCCCGGTGTGGTGTCTGTGCGTCTACTCCATAGGAGATCTGCTGTTCAGTGGCTCCTCCGACAAAACCATAAAG GTGTGGGACACCTGCACAACCTACAAGTGCCAAAAGACACTGGAGGGGCATGACGGCATCGTACTGGCCCTGTGTATTCAAGG GAGTAAGCTATACAGCGGCTCCGCAGACTGCACGATCATT GTATGGGACATCCCAACGCTCATGAAAGTGAACACCATCCGGGCCCATGACAACCCGGTGTGCACCCTCGTGTCCTCGCACAACATGCTCTTCAGCGGCTCCCTGAAAGCCATCAAG GTTTGGGACATCGTGGGTACGGATTTAAAGCTGAAGAAGGAGCTGACCGGCCTCAACCACTGGGTCCGTGCGCTTGTGGCCTCTCAGAACTACTTGTACAGCGGATCCTACCAGACCATAAAG ATCTGGGACATCCGAACCTTGGAGTGCGTCCACGTCCTGCAGACGTCTGGTGGGAGCGTTTACTCCATTGCCGTCACCAACCACCACATAGTGTGCGGGACGTATGAGAATCTCATCCAC GTCTGGGACATTGAAACCAAGGAGCAAGTTCGTACATTGACCGGACACGTGGGGACGGTGTACGCTTTGGCCGTCATCTCCACCCCCGACCAAACCAAGGTTTTCAGTGCCTCATATGACAGGTCCTTACGG GTCTGGAGTATGGATAACATGATTTGCACACAGACACTGCTGAGACATCAGGGCAGTGTGACCGCATTGGCCGTCTCCAGAGGACGTCTGTTTTCGGGTGCCGTAGACAGTACAGTAAAG GTCTGGACTTGCTAA
- the TRAF7 gene encoding E3 ubiquitin-protein ligase TRAF7 isoform X3 gives METTFGPAFTAVTTITKADGTNTFKQHRRTPSSSSTLTFSPRDEDDVMPPISTSRRSDSAISVRSLHSESNMPLRSTFSLHEEEEEPDPLVFAEQPSVKLCCQLCCSVFKDPVITTCGHTFCRRCALTSDKCPVDNAKLTVVVNNIAVAEQIGELFIHCKYGCRPCANGKPTTYEVDPQGCPFTIKLSARKDHEGSCDYRPVRCPNNPSCPPLLKMNLEAHLKECEHIKCPHSKYGCTFIGNQDTYETHLETCKFEGLKEFLQQTDDRFHEMQVAMTQKDQEIAFLRSMLGKLSEKIDQLEKNLELKFDVLDENQSKLSEDLMEFRRDASMLNDELSHINARLNMGILGSYDPQQIFKCKGTFVGHQGPVWCLCVYSIGDLLFSGSSDKTIKVWDTCTTYKCQKTLEGHDGIVLALCIQGSKLYSGSADCTIIVWDIPTLMKVNTIRAHDNPVCTLVSSHNMLFSGSLKAIKVWDIVGTDLKLKKELTGLNHWVRALVASQNYLYSGSYQTIKIWDIRTLECVHVLQTSGGSVYSIAVTNHHIVCGTYENLIHVWDIETKEQVRTLTGHVGTVYALAVISTPDQTKVFSASYDRSLRVWSMDNMICTQTLLRHQGSVTALAVSRGRLFSGAVDSTVKVWTC, from the exons ATGGAGACCACGTTCGGCCCGGCATTCACAGCGGTGACCACCATCACTAAAG CGGACGGTACCAACACCTTCAAGCAGCACCGCAGGACGCCCTCCTCATCCAGCACCTTAACCTTCTCCCCTCGCGATGAAGACGATGTCATG CCCCCCATCAGCACCTCCCGGCGGTCGGACTCGGCCATATCTGTCCGCTCCCTGCACTCCGAGTCCAACATGCCCTTGCGCTCCACGTTCTCTCTCCATGAAGAAGAGGAAGAACCG GACCCCCTGGTGTTTGCGGAGCAGCCCTCGGTGAAGCTTTGCTGCCAGCTGTGCTGCAGTGTTTTTAAAGACCCTGTTATTACCACGTGTGGG CATACGTTCTGCAGGAGGTGCGCCTTAACATCCG ATAAGTGCCCGGTGGATAATGCCAAATTAACGGTGGTGGTGAACAACATCGCCGTCGCCGAGCAGATAGGAGAACTCTTCATTCATTGCAAGTACGGCTGCCGCCCCTGCGCCAACGGGAAGCCGACGACATATGAAGTGGACCCCCAGGGCTGCCCCTTCACCATTAAACTAAGTGCCAGAAA GGACCATGAAGGCAGCTGTGACTATCGGCCGGTGCGTTGTCCCAATAATCCGAGCTGTCCTCCGCTGCTGAAAATGAACCTGGAAGCCCACCTCAAGGAGTGTGAACACATAAAGTGCCCCCATTCAAAGTATGG gtgcacCTTCATCGGGAACCAGGACACGTACGAAACACATCTGGAGACGTGTAAGTTCGAGGGTCTGAAGGAGTTCCTCCAGCAGACGGATGACCGCTTCCATGAAATGCAAGTGGCCATGACCCAGAAGGACCAGGAGATCGCCTTCCTCCGCTCCATGCTGGGAAAACTGTCCGAGAAGATCGACCAGCTGGAGAAGAACCTGGAGCTCAAGTTTG ACGTCTTGGATGAGAACCAAAGCAAACTGAGCGAAGACTTGATGGAGTTCCGTAGAGACGCCTCAATGCTGAAT GATGAACTCTCCCACATCAATGCTCGGCTGAACATGGGAATACTTGGCT CCTATGACCCCCAGCAGATATTTAAGTGTAAGGGAACCTTCGTGGGGCACCAAGGCCCGGTGTGGTGTCTGTGCGTCTACTCCATAGGAGATCTGCTGTTCAGTGGCTCCTCCGACAAAACCATAAAG GTGTGGGACACCTGCACAACCTACAAGTGCCAAAAGACACTGGAGGGGCATGACGGCATCGTACTGGCCCTGTGTATTCAAGG GAGTAAGCTATACAGCGGCTCCGCAGACTGCACGATCATT GTATGGGACATCCCAACGCTCATGAAAGTGAACACCATCCGGGCCCATGACAACCCGGTGTGCACCCTCGTGTCCTCGCACAACATGCTCTTCAGCGGCTCCCTGAAAGCCATCAAG GTTTGGGACATCGTGGGTACGGATTTAAAGCTGAAGAAGGAGCTGACCGGCCTCAACCACTGGGTCCGTGCGCTTGTGGCCTCTCAGAACTACTTGTACAGCGGATCCTACCAGACCATAAAG ATCTGGGACATCCGAACCTTGGAGTGCGTCCACGTCCTGCAGACGTCTGGTGGGAGCGTTTACTCCATTGCCGTCACCAACCACCACATAGTGTGCGGGACGTATGAGAATCTCATCCAC GTCTGGGACATTGAAACCAAGGAGCAAGTTCGTACATTGACCGGACACGTGGGGACGGTGTACGCTTTGGCCGTCATCTCCACCCCCGACCAAACCAAGGTTTTCAGTGCCTCATATGACAGGTCCTTACGG GTCTGGAGTATGGATAACATGATTTGCACACAGACACTGCTGAGACATCAGGGCAGTGTGACCGCATTGGCCGTCTCCAGAGGACGTCTGTTTTCGGGTGCCGTAGACAGTACAGTAAAG GTCTGGACTTGCTAA